The Pan paniscus chromosome 2, NHGRI_mPanPan1-v2.0_pri, whole genome shotgun sequence genome contains the following window.
TAGCACCAGCCCATACACAGAAAGAGCCCAATAAGTGTTAGCTGTTATTATCATTATCTTAGTCTATCTTCCCACCAGATTGTGAAAAGGGACCCCACGGAATTCATCTTTATATTCCTAGCACCCATGAAAATGCTCCTTAAGTCTGCTGAATTCAGGAATGTTGGAaggagtggatgaatgaatacatttaacCTGGTTCAAAGCCCTTCTAGATCATCTCAGAGACTCAGCAGAGTCTTCTTAGAGCCTGGCTGGACTcagtgttttcattatcattttacTGCTTTGATTTTGGTAAACTTTATTTCTGAGGATTCACCCTTGGATTGGCATGGGCTCTCACATCAGACTGAAGTAGATTGAGTCTCACCTCCACTTTCTAACTGTAGGACTTGAAGTATTTTACAACCCTTTCTGAATCTCCATgtccttatatataaaatagggcTAAACCCACCTACCTCTTGGAGTTGCTGAGCTTACTAGATATACATGAAAGAGCTTGGCACACATAGAGGGTGATTAGTAAAAGGTGGTGGTGATTCTCATTTTACTTACCTTGAAGGTCCTAGTTCAGGTTGACCCTACTTTGAATATTAGCTGGATCTCTGAACTTTGTTGTGGAAATAATTACTTCCAATACAACATGCATTTGCCAGGGACTTCCACTGCACCTCTATGGGGCATGACCGTTACTGCTTCTTGCTGCCTGCCTGAGTGGTACCTTGGGCCTGTGGATTGACCCTGGGGGCATGTTCTTGGTGTCCTCAGCAGTCCCACTGGTCTTCAGGAAAGATTGGAGGGCAACTGTGGGAGGTGTAAAGCCAGCCACATCATGTTCCCAGCCTGCAGATCCCTGTTTTGAAGATGGCCATAAGCATGGCTTCAGAGCTCCACAGATGGGAGCTCCACGTCCTATTTGTGTGTGACTGTGATTAAcgtagcctctctgagcctcagtttctttatctgtaaaatgaggacaacaCAAGATCATGTCTGCAAAGAACAAACTATCTTATAGGGAAAGAAGGAATCCTCAATAAGCTCTACAGTGAATTTACATCATAGAGATGTTTGTTACTATGTCACTATGATGCAGATTCACTATGGACTTTATCAAGAGGACACTAAATGGAGCAAAAGATGGGGTGGATTTCTACCATGCTTCTAAAACCACCTGACTTTACAATTATAACTGGATTTTCAGTCTTAAAAAACTTCGATTTTGATAATTTTCGGAAAGTGTTAGTAATCAAACACAAATGCAATTGGTACATTTTGGAGATGAAACTTActccaaataataattttaaaaatcttaatcagCATTTGATAAAACTGTGTTGACTGTAACAGTGATTCTCAATTTTGGTTGCACAAAATACATCTGGGAACCTTTATGAAAATAGCAATGTTTAGAGCCCACCCCTGACAAATCAAAATCtctggggtgggtgggaggaggtgagCATTTAAAAAAGCTTATTAAGTGATTTCTGCAGCCAGAGTTGAGACCACTGGTTTGGATGCATCTTGGTACTGATCATAAGCTTAATTCATATACTTGGCAGCTGAAGCTGTGAGCTAGCCATATATTGAATCACCAGgtagcttttaaaaatcctgatgccCCAACCCAGACCAATGACATGGGTACTTTTAAAAGCTCCCTGGGTGATTCCAGTGTGCAAGCTAACACTGAGCAACACAGGAATGAaggagttatttaaaaaaaattaaaaagaggcctggtgtggtgactgatgcctgtaatcccagcactttgggaggctgaggtaggtggatcgcctgaggtcggagttggagaccagcctggccaacatggtgaacccccgtctctactaaaaatacaaaaaattagctgggcatggtggtgtgtgcctgtaatcccagctacttgggaggctgaggcaggagaattgcttgaacccaggaggtggaggttgcagtgagccgagatcatgccactgcactccagcctgggcaacagagcttaATTAATAAACTTGGCAGCTGAAGTGGTGGGCTAGCCATGTATTGGAATCACCATGGAGCTTTttttgagaccctatctcaaaaaaaaaaaattaaaaagaaaatgaatgcgTTCagtacaatcttagctcactccTGTATTTTGCAGCAGAAGCACAAGTAATCGTAAATAGTACTATGGTCAACTCCTATTTATCCATGAATGGCTTATCTGTTTTGAGGACAAATTATGGGCCAGCATTAGGGATTCAGGGAAGGTAGCTAACATTATTAAGTACCTACCATAAACCAGGTGTTTTGcctacatcatctcatttaattcacaCGGAATCCTAGTGGAGTGGGTGatgtcatttccattttattaggTGAGAAATTGAGACTCAGGGAGGCTAAATCACTTATATCAAGTAATTCAGCTAGTAAATTTTGCTCTAAAACCTGTGTCCTAGGCTACAGTGCTTCTCACTGGGTGGAGGAGAAAGCGTCTGTTTCTGCCTACATATTAAAGCTAAATTACTTGTTGGATGATCTATTCTCTTGCTTCTATTCCCCCTCTCTTAGCCTAGATAAATGAGAAATGACTGCATGACTCATTCTAAAGGGATGATCTAGGTGTCAATTTATTCCttatataattttcaatataAGGGTCTTTGTTTATACTAATgggtcattaaaaaataaagaagagcatGTGTCataacaattattttataatggCTTTCCTTTTAATTTGGCAACAGGTTCTGAAGCAACACTGTAACTGctgaatgcttctggctggttctTTCCACAGTAAAAGGTAAGTAATAAGAACCAGGATATAAAAACTAAATGATTACCTCTACTAAAAAGGTAAATCTTTTTCTCCCAAGTGATTTTGAAGacaagttaaaaatgaaaactaaaacacaTTATGAACAGGCCTGTCAGTCATTCCACCTTGTCCCTTTGCCTCCCATTTCCTGCCAATCCTAGTGGTTCTAAATAGACAAAAGACACAGCAATTTGCAATCCCTTCCAGCAGAGCTGGTTGTCATTAGTGATGAGGCAGGCCATACTCACAATCCCAACAGCCAGGAGAGGTGGGACTTCCTGCTTCTCTGGCAATTCCCCCTTAAAGTCTGCAGACACAAGCTAGTGACCCACTGCCCTAACATGCAGGGCTGGCTTGGGgttttaaacagttttattaCTTATGCTGAATACAAATAgaaattccagaagaaaaaataatccagAGTAACTGTTTCTAgatttatagtctttttttctatttcacatAAAAGTCTGGGTTTACAGAACCCAGGAATTGTACAATTAAAAAAGACAGCTTATTCTATAGATGTAGTTTTCAACTtagacaatgaaaaaaataacaaaaggtccCACCTACTAAATATTATTATGTAGTTCTGGGTCAGGAAAGttatttacatgtaaaaaatCCTCATTCGGTTTTGTTGTCTCCATTTTGCAAGTGAGAAATATGTCTCAGAGGCTTCAGAtcacttgctcaaagtcacacagctactaagtggtGGCACTAGACCCCAGTGCTACCATCGTCTGAAATAAGGTTGGGTGTTTCCACAAAGTGCATTTGAAAgtacagtgttttgtaatttttctgctCAGGGACCTCTCTGAGAATGTGAATCTGTTGATCTCTCTCCTGCTAAATAGAAACTGCTTCTTGGATATTTGCTGAGAAGGTCTGGCAGAAACCTAGCCCCACAATCTGCCCTACCTTTTACCCTGTAGGCTCTGCAGACATCTCCCGTGGCCCCTGGTCATCACACAGGAGAGTGACTACCATTACCTCAGCACCTTCACTGTCTCCATCCACTGTGCCTGCTCACTCTCCCAGGGGTCCACCCGGATCCAGTCGGATGTCTGCAGGGCCAGCTGGGCCATGGCCACTCGGTGATGAGAAGCTGCGAGGTCTTTCTTCCCATAGGTGTCGTTGACAGGAGAGATGATACCCTGGATGACCTGGTACATTCCTAGGTAAGAGAGAGCAGTGGTGTTGCACATACAGACAGATGCTCACCACCTGGCAGCCTGAATTCAGGCAGGTGCTAAATGTCTCCAGTGCCTCATCCTGAGTGGTAGTAGACTCTGGCATTCTCTCATGGGGGAGAAAGGGTAGCTCCCTTAGGCAAGGGTAAAGGCACTACCTTAGTGAACATGTGCTTCTCTTCTAGAGCCTTCTACAACCCGGGTAGCACTGAGAGAAAGGCTTCTCTGCTGAGACAAAGGCTGTGAGGGTGGCGCTCAGGCAAGGGTCCCATACAGCAGTGAGGACAGTTAGGATCAGGATATAGTTGAGGAACAGCATGACTTCCCCTTCTATAGGAATTAACAGGGGCACTATTTTTGCCCTCTATGTGAGgatgaaaattatatatagttTCTTAGCCCAAATGGGGATTTTGAGGATGAAGGACAAAGGGATGGGATTTTAGCATGAACCAGGGTTGGTGGGTATTGGCTGTAGATGGACTAGTCGCACAGGCCACCACTGACCTGGGAGGAATGTGCTGCTGATGGAATGGGAAAGCGTACTTTGAAATAGACATGGACTGTGCTCACTAACCATGATAACTGCCCTGTAGATCGTCTAAACCACATGGGATTCATCTGGGGAGAGATAAATTTTTGTGTGTTAAGCTCCTAAAACTGGAGGATTTATTATTGCAGCTAGCCTAGTCTATCTTGACAAATGTTATTTTGAGACATTCCCTGTTATTCCTAGTTTAAGAGTGCCTGCCataaatgaatgttgaattttattaaatgacttTTCTGCAACTCTtgattgtgtgattttttttctcctttactcaGTTAATATGGTAAATTGCATTGATTAATTTTCTAATCCTAAACTAACACTGCATTCCTGAGATAAGCCCTATTTGGCCAAGATATATTACCTTTCTTGTGTATTGGTGGGTTCACtttgctaatttgttttttaggTAGTAAGACAGgtctataattttcctttctgtCACTGTCCTaatcagattttggtatcaaggttGTGCTAGCCTCATAAAAAGCGTTGCAGAGTTCTCTCTTTCTATGCTGTAAGAGATCTTGTGTGTTAGGACTGAAAtaactttctttttgagacagagtcttgctctgtcacccaggctggagtgcagtggtgcaatctcagctcactgcaacctccacctcctgggttcaagcaattctcctgcctcagcctcccgagtagctgagactataggcatgcgccaccatgcccgaccaattttttaatttttagtagagacagggttttgccatgttggctaggctggtctccaacccctgacctcaagtgatccacccatctcggcctccc
Protein-coding sequences here:
- the NMNAT3 gene encoding nicotinamide/nicotinic acid mononucleotide adenylyltransferase 3 isoform X5, with the protein product MKSRIPVVLLACGSFNPITNMHLRMFEVARDHLHQTGMYQVIQGIISPVNDTYGKKDLAASHHRVAMAQLALQTSDWIRVDPWESEQAQWMETVKVLSCA